Genomic window (Chloroflexota bacterium):
GACGTAGCCAGATGGGTCGTGGCGGAGATGCCACCGGTTTCCCTGCCGATACGCTGGGACAGTTTTACGTAATCCTCCTCCTCGGTGCCCATGCCCAACAGCAGACGACCGAACAGGCCTGCGTAGGGCAACAGGTCCTGAGGCAATGTCTGCAGATTGAAGCCTACCTGAAGGTAGAGGATGCCATTGGTGGCGATGTCATGGGTGAGGACAGGTACGCCGTGGATCTCTGTCTCCTCAATCGGAATCTTTTTGATCTCCCTGTCCAGGTCATCGACGGTCAGGGTCGGGATCGTTGCCAGATCCTCCGGGGAGTCGGGCATGTCCAGCAGTTTCTTCAGACGGTTCATCTCCTCCATGACTCGTTGAAGGTCTTCCTGCTCCATCTGGCTGCGCGCGGCCTCCAACCGGGTCCGTTCGGCGGCTTCTGCCTCTTCCCGTGCCGATGAATCGGGCTGCAAGAGCACCACCGTGCGGTGGGGATTGTTCAGGAAGTTGCTCTCGATCAGCTCTTCGAAGTAGCGCGGATCCTTTTCGACATTGGCTTTCACTGAATTCAGGGGTGCCTCGAAGGCCAGGGCGTCGATGGGGTCACCACCGTGCTGCCAGAGGTAGAGCGAGGTCAGCCAGCGTGCCAGGCCGCGCGGGAAGGAACCGGTATTGGCTTCCCGGAGTCGAAATTCCATGGTATTGAGCGATGCGGCGATCATGTCGGGGTCGATGCCGTCGCGAGCCAGACCGGTCAACGTATCCAGCACCAGCTGCTCCACCTTGTCAGCGTCCTTGGCTGCGATACCTTTCAAGCCGGTGGAGAAGATACCCTGGCGATAGGCGCTGTCGTAGCCCTGGCCTGTCAGATTCTCGCCGAGGCCGGAGTCGATCAAAGCCTTGCGCAGAGGAGATGCCTGGCTGCCAACCAGAGTGTGGGAAAGGATTTCCAGCGCCAGTGTGTTCTCGATGTCGGTGATCTCGTCGAACATCCAATTGACGGTAATAAAACTGCGATTGACCGGATCCTGGTTTCCCTCCTCGCCTTCCGAGCCTGCATCATAGCCGAAGGTGAACCGCCTGGTTTCTGCAAAGCGAGGTTGAAGCGCAATCGGCGGTGCAGGTTCGATTGCTTCGTAGCCACTCAGATAGGCGTCGACCAGGCGGAAGCGATCGTCCGAAGGATCATCGCCGTAGAAGAAGATATAGGAATTGGATGGATGATAATGTCGTTGGTAGAAACTCTTGAACTGCTCATAGGTGAGATCGGGGATTACCGTCGGATCGCCACCTGAATCCAGGCTGTAGACATTGTCTGGAAACAGAGACTGCTGCGTGTAACGACCGATCAGGGAGTCCGGCGACGAATAAACACCCTTCATCTCGTTGAAAACGACGCCCTTGTAGGTCAGTTGACTATCGGCGCTCTCCAACTCATAGTGCCAGCCCTCCGTTTGCAGTGTCTCCGGGGTGATAAATGGTTTGAACACCGCGTCCAGATAGACGCTGATCAGGTTATAGAAATCCTGAAGATTCTGGCTGGCCACCGGATACATGGTCTTGTCCGGTGCTGTGAAGGCATTGAGGAAGGTGTTCAGCGAGCCCTTTCGCAACTCCTTGAACGGCTCCTTGACTGGATAGGACTCGGAGCCACTGAGGACCGAGTGCTCCAGGATATGGGGCAGCCCGGTGGAGTCCTCGGGTGGCGTGGCGAAAGCAATGCCAAACACCTTGTTCTCGTCGTCATTTTCCAAAGCCAGCAGGCGAGCGCCGGTCTTGACGTGCCGATACACCAATGCCTGTGAGTTTATCTCGGGAACGAAACGTTCCTCGACCAATTCAAATCCATGGATCGTCATTCTACGTGTTTCTCCTGGGGCTCCCGGGGTAAGGAAACCATTATGACTGACCCCTCCAACGGCTTTTCTACCGATTTCGCG
Coding sequences:
- a CDS encoding insulinase family protein, which codes for MTIHGFELVEERFVPEINSQALVYRHVKTGARLLALENDDENKVFGIAFATPPEDSTGLPHILEHSVLSGSESYPVKEPFKELRKGSLNTFLNAFTAPDKTMYPVASQNLQDFYNLISVYLDAVFKPFITPETLQTEGWHYELESADSQLTYKGVVFNEMKGVYSSPDSLIGRYTQQSLFPDNVYSLDSGGDPTVIPDLTYEQFKSFYQRHYHPSNSYIFFYGDDPSDDRFRLVDAYLSGYEAIEPAPPIALQPRFAETRRFTFGYDAGSEGEEGNQDPVNRSFITVNWMFDEITDIENTLALEILSHTLVGSQASPLRKALIDSGLGENLTGQGYDSAYRQGIFSTGLKGIAAKDADKVEQLVLDTLTGLARDGIDPDMIAASLNTMEFRLREANTGSFPRGLARWLTSLYLWQHGGDPIDALAFEAPLNSVKANVEKDPRYFEELIESNFLNNPHRTVVLLQPDSSAREEAEAAERTRLEAARSQMEQEDLQRVMEEMNRLKKLLDMPDSPEDLATIPTLTVDDLDREIKKIPIEETEIHGVPVLTHDIATNGILYLQVGFNLQTLPQDLLPYAGLFGRLLLGMGTEEEDYVKLSQRIGRETGGISATTHLATSRPGDTESWFFLDGKATVDKSQALLDILRDVLLSADLDNQDRFRQIVLERKAGLEAGLIPSGHSVVFRRLRSHFRTADWLSDQMHGVDQIFFLRQLIEWIDQDWPAVLVKLEQMRDTLVDGNSMLLNVTLDHDAYDGFQPQLATFIDAMPKKQAAPADWQPEFARGPEGLTIPSMVNYVGKGANLYDLGYELDGSSLVVVKFMDNTWLWDQVRVQGGAYGGFGAFNNISGMLAYLSYRDPNLENTLTIYDATADYLREVDLTQEDVDKIIIGVIGGMDQYMLPDTKGFASMTRHLDGNSDEIRQRLRNEVLTTEVRDFRSFADLLDLVAEQGDIVVLGSEQAISEANQSLSPPLSVTKVL